The following are encoded together in the Lagopus muta isolate bLagMut1 chromosome Z, bLagMut1 primary, whole genome shotgun sequence genome:
- the RHOBTB3 gene encoding rho-related BTB domain-containing protein 3 isoform X2 — MSVNIVAFGNERDVLSEDSQQSSLMWSYLRRSALISEIDSSPSAEHARSPVTTEYQACVFGNVRLVVHDCPLWDIFDSDWYTSRSLIGGADIIVIKYSVNDKTSFQDLKDSYVPMIKKALNHCSVPVIISAVGARKNVPCTCPLCTLDRRSCVTTSEGAQLAKEFGATYLELHALNDFYIQKYFGGVLEYFMIQSLNQKSSEKMKKRKKTQKCHRVQPPQLEQPEKMPILKGEASHYDSDLHNLLFCCQCADVAFYSEDSSKVVKAHKVILCSVSHVFMLLFDVKSPVDIHDPSILRTAQNLFAVEAGAGLLTPHGVPPCSVPVRVVVKDSDFCSCLSDILHFIYSGAFQWERLEENIKKKLKDSEKTEHVLEKVKCILKTPEKVNSLRDCQSHQIKRLYSTSLRLFFNTPVLADVIFTIQGATVPAHRAVLVARCEVMAAMFNGNYLEANSILVPVYGVSKDTFLSFLEYLYTDSCCPASILQAMSLLICAEMYQVMRLQHICELYIITQLQSMPSRELASTSLSIVSLLKKAKFHNSDCLSTWLLHFIATNYLIFSQKPEFQDLSVEERSFVEMHRWPSSMYLKQLAEYRNYIHSQKCHCAVM, encoded by the exons AT GTCAGTTAATATTGTAGCTTTCGGGAATGAGAGAGACGTGCTTTCTGAAGACAGCCAGCAGTCGAGTCTGATGTGGAGCTATCTCAGGAGGAGCGCTCTGATTTCCGAGATCGACAGCAGCCCGTCCGCCGAGCACGCCAGGAGCCCCGTCACCACCGAGTACCAAGCCTGCGTCTTCGGCAATGTCAGGCTGGTGGTGCACGACTGCCCGCTCTGG gaTATATTTGACAGTGACTGGTATACCTCTCGCAGTCTCATTGGAGGAGCTGATATTATTGTGATTAAATACTCTGTCAATGACAAGACTTCATTTCAAGACTTAAAGGACAGTTATGTTCCAATGATAAAAAAGGCATTAAACCACTGTTCAGTTCCAGTAATAATTTCCGCTGTTGGTGCAAGAAAAAACG TGCCCTGTACGTGCCCACTGTGCACTCTGGACAGGAGGAGCTGCGTCACTACTTCTGAAGGGGCCCAGCTGGCCAAGGAGTTTGGAGCCACCTACCTGGAGCTGCATGCTCTCAATGACTTCTACATACAAAAATACTTCGGAGGCGTG CTGGAATATTTTATGATCCAAAGTTTGAATCAGAAGTCatctgaaaaaatgaagaaaagaaaaaagacccaGAAGTGCCATCGAGTGCAGCCACCTCAGCTGGAACAGCCAG AAAAAATGCCCATTCTAAAAGGCGAAGCCTCGCACTATGACTCTGACCTGCACAACTTGCTATTCTGCTGCCAGTGTGCAGACGTGGCCTTTTACTCAGAAGACTCCAGCAAAGTGGTGAAAGCTCACAAGGTCATCCTGTGCTCGGTGAGCCACGTCTTCATGTTGCTCTTTGATGTGAAGAGTCCGGTGGACATCCACGACCCCTCCATCCTGCGCACAGCACAGAACCTGTTTGCAGTggaggctggggctgggctgctcaCTCCTCATGGTGTGCCACCGTGCAGTGTGCCTGTCAGGGTGGTCGTTAAGGACTCTGACTTCTGTTCCTGTCTGTCGGACATCCTGCACTTCATCTACTCAG GAGCTTTCCAGTGGGAGAGATtagaggaaaatataaaaaagaagttgaaagaTTCTGAAAAAACTGAACATGTGCTTGAGAAAGTTAAATGTATCCTGAAAACTCCGGAGAAG GTAAACAGTTTGCGGGACTGCCAATCTCACCAGATAAAGCGGCTGTACAGTACCTCGCTCAGGCTGTTCTTTAACACGCCTGTCCTGGCAGATGTCATCTTCACAATACAAG GTGCAACTGTACCAGCCCACAGAGCAGTTCTGGTAGCTCGCTGTGAGGTAATGGCAGCTATGTTTAATGGTAATTATCTAGAAGCAAATAGTATTCTGGTTCCAGTGTATGGGGTTTCCAAAGAcactttcctctcctttctagAGTATCTCTATACCGACTCCTGCTGTCCAG cCAGTATTCTCCAAGCTATGTCCCTCTTGATCTGTGCGGAGATGTACCAAGTAATGAGGCTCCAGCATATCTGTGAGCTCTACATTATCACACAGCTCCAGAGCATGCCTAGCAGAGAACTGGCATCCACAAGTCTCAGCATTGTTAGCTTGCTCAAAAAAGCTAAG TTTCACAATTCTGATTGCCTTTCCACTTGGCTTCTTCATTTTATTGCCACTAACTACCTCATCTTCAGTCAAAAGCCTGAATTTCAAGATCTTTCAG TGGAGGAGCGCAGTTTCGTAGAGATGCACAGATGGCCATCCAGTATGTACCTGAAGCAACTTGCTGAATACAGGAATTACATCCACTCTCAGAAATGCCACTGCGCAGTAATGTAA
- the RHOBTB3 gene encoding rho-related BTB domain-containing protein 3 isoform X1, whose translation MSVNIVAFGNERDVLSEDSQQSSLMWSYLRRSALISEIDSSPSAEHARSPVTTEYQACVFGNVRLVVHDCPLWDIFDSDWYTSRSLIGGADIIVIKYSVNDKTSFQDLKDSYVPMIKKALNHCSVPVIISAVGARKNAVPCTCPLCTLDRRSCVTTSEGAQLAKEFGATYLELHALNDFYIQKYFGGVLEYFMIQSLNQKSSEKMKKRKKTQKCHRVQPPQLEQPEKMPILKGEASHYDSDLHNLLFCCQCADVAFYSEDSSKVVKAHKVILCSVSHVFMLLFDVKSPVDIHDPSILRTAQNLFAVEAGAGLLTPHGVPPCSVPVRVVVKDSDFCSCLSDILHFIYSGAFQWERLEENIKKKLKDSEKTEHVLEKVKCILKTPEKVNSLRDCQSHQIKRLYSTSLRLFFNTPVLADVIFTIQGATVPAHRAVLVARCEVMAAMFNGNYLEANSILVPVYGVSKDTFLSFLEYLYTDSCCPASILQAMSLLICAEMYQVMRLQHICELYIITQLQSMPSRELASTSLSIVSLLKKAKFHNSDCLSTWLLHFIATNYLIFSQKPEFQDLSVEERSFVEMHRWPSSMYLKQLAEYRNYIHSQKCHCAVM comes from the exons AT GTCAGTTAATATTGTAGCTTTCGGGAATGAGAGAGACGTGCTTTCTGAAGACAGCCAGCAGTCGAGTCTGATGTGGAGCTATCTCAGGAGGAGCGCTCTGATTTCCGAGATCGACAGCAGCCCGTCCGCCGAGCACGCCAGGAGCCCCGTCACCACCGAGTACCAAGCCTGCGTCTTCGGCAATGTCAGGCTGGTGGTGCACGACTGCCCGCTCTGG gaTATATTTGACAGTGACTGGTATACCTCTCGCAGTCTCATTGGAGGAGCTGATATTATTGTGATTAAATACTCTGTCAATGACAAGACTTCATTTCAAGACTTAAAGGACAGTTATGTTCCAATGATAAAAAAGGCATTAAACCACTGTTCAGTTCCAGTAATAATTTCCGCTGTTGGTGCAAGAAAAAACG CAGTGCCCTGTACGTGCCCACTGTGCACTCTGGACAGGAGGAGCTGCGTCACTACTTCTGAAGGGGCCCAGCTGGCCAAGGAGTTTGGAGCCACCTACCTGGAGCTGCATGCTCTCAATGACTTCTACATACAAAAATACTTCGGAGGCGTG CTGGAATATTTTATGATCCAAAGTTTGAATCAGAAGTCatctgaaaaaatgaagaaaagaaaaaagacccaGAAGTGCCATCGAGTGCAGCCACCTCAGCTGGAACAGCCAG AAAAAATGCCCATTCTAAAAGGCGAAGCCTCGCACTATGACTCTGACCTGCACAACTTGCTATTCTGCTGCCAGTGTGCAGACGTGGCCTTTTACTCAGAAGACTCCAGCAAAGTGGTGAAAGCTCACAAGGTCATCCTGTGCTCGGTGAGCCACGTCTTCATGTTGCTCTTTGATGTGAAGAGTCCGGTGGACATCCACGACCCCTCCATCCTGCGCACAGCACAGAACCTGTTTGCAGTggaggctggggctgggctgctcaCTCCTCATGGTGTGCCACCGTGCAGTGTGCCTGTCAGGGTGGTCGTTAAGGACTCTGACTTCTGTTCCTGTCTGTCGGACATCCTGCACTTCATCTACTCAG GAGCTTTCCAGTGGGAGAGATtagaggaaaatataaaaaagaagttgaaagaTTCTGAAAAAACTGAACATGTGCTTGAGAAAGTTAAATGTATCCTGAAAACTCCGGAGAAG GTAAACAGTTTGCGGGACTGCCAATCTCACCAGATAAAGCGGCTGTACAGTACCTCGCTCAGGCTGTTCTTTAACACGCCTGTCCTGGCAGATGTCATCTTCACAATACAAG GTGCAACTGTACCAGCCCACAGAGCAGTTCTGGTAGCTCGCTGTGAGGTAATGGCAGCTATGTTTAATGGTAATTATCTAGAAGCAAATAGTATTCTGGTTCCAGTGTATGGGGTTTCCAAAGAcactttcctctcctttctagAGTATCTCTATACCGACTCCTGCTGTCCAG cCAGTATTCTCCAAGCTATGTCCCTCTTGATCTGTGCGGAGATGTACCAAGTAATGAGGCTCCAGCATATCTGTGAGCTCTACATTATCACACAGCTCCAGAGCATGCCTAGCAGAGAACTGGCATCCACAAGTCTCAGCATTGTTAGCTTGCTCAAAAAAGCTAAG TTTCACAATTCTGATTGCCTTTCCACTTGGCTTCTTCATTTTATTGCCACTAACTACCTCATCTTCAGTCAAAAGCCTGAATTTCAAGATCTTTCAG TGGAGGAGCGCAGTTTCGTAGAGATGCACAGATGGCCATCCAGTATGTACCTGAAGCAACTTGCTGAATACAGGAATTACATCCACTCTCAGAAATGCCACTGCGCAGTAATGTAA
- the RHOBTB3 gene encoding rho-related BTB domain-containing protein 3 isoform X3: MSVNIVAFGNERDVLSEDSQQSSLMWSYLRRSALISEIDSSPSAEHARSPVTTEYQACVFGNVRLVVHDCPLWDIFDSDWYTSRSLIGGADIIVIKYSVNDKTSFQDLKDSYVPMIKKALNHCSVPVIISAVGARKNAVPCTCPLCTLDRRSCVTTSEGAQLAKEFGATYLELHALNDFYIQKYFGGVLEYFMIQSLNQKSSEKMKKRKKTQKCHRVQPPQLEQPEKMPILKGEASHYDSDLHNLLFCCQCADVAFYSEDSSKVVKAHKVILCSVSHVFMLLFDVKSPVDIHDPSILRTAQNLFAVEAGAGLLTPHGVPPCSVPVRVVVKDSDFCSCLSDILHFIYSGAFQWERLEENIKKKLKDSEKTEHVLEKVKCILKTPEKVNSLRDCQSHQIKRLYSTSLRLFFNTPVLADVIFTIQGATVPAHRAVLVARCEVMAAMFNGNYLEANSILVPVYGVSKDTFLSFLEYLYTDSCCPVFSKLCPS, translated from the exons AT GTCAGTTAATATTGTAGCTTTCGGGAATGAGAGAGACGTGCTTTCTGAAGACAGCCAGCAGTCGAGTCTGATGTGGAGCTATCTCAGGAGGAGCGCTCTGATTTCCGAGATCGACAGCAGCCCGTCCGCCGAGCACGCCAGGAGCCCCGTCACCACCGAGTACCAAGCCTGCGTCTTCGGCAATGTCAGGCTGGTGGTGCACGACTGCCCGCTCTGG gaTATATTTGACAGTGACTGGTATACCTCTCGCAGTCTCATTGGAGGAGCTGATATTATTGTGATTAAATACTCTGTCAATGACAAGACTTCATTTCAAGACTTAAAGGACAGTTATGTTCCAATGATAAAAAAGGCATTAAACCACTGTTCAGTTCCAGTAATAATTTCCGCTGTTGGTGCAAGAAAAAACG CAGTGCCCTGTACGTGCCCACTGTGCACTCTGGACAGGAGGAGCTGCGTCACTACTTCTGAAGGGGCCCAGCTGGCCAAGGAGTTTGGAGCCACCTACCTGGAGCTGCATGCTCTCAATGACTTCTACATACAAAAATACTTCGGAGGCGTG CTGGAATATTTTATGATCCAAAGTTTGAATCAGAAGTCatctgaaaaaatgaagaaaagaaaaaagacccaGAAGTGCCATCGAGTGCAGCCACCTCAGCTGGAACAGCCAG AAAAAATGCCCATTCTAAAAGGCGAAGCCTCGCACTATGACTCTGACCTGCACAACTTGCTATTCTGCTGCCAGTGTGCAGACGTGGCCTTTTACTCAGAAGACTCCAGCAAAGTGGTGAAAGCTCACAAGGTCATCCTGTGCTCGGTGAGCCACGTCTTCATGTTGCTCTTTGATGTGAAGAGTCCGGTGGACATCCACGACCCCTCCATCCTGCGCACAGCACAGAACCTGTTTGCAGTggaggctggggctgggctgctcaCTCCTCATGGTGTGCCACCGTGCAGTGTGCCTGTCAGGGTGGTCGTTAAGGACTCTGACTTCTGTTCCTGTCTGTCGGACATCCTGCACTTCATCTACTCAG GAGCTTTCCAGTGGGAGAGATtagaggaaaatataaaaaagaagttgaaagaTTCTGAAAAAACTGAACATGTGCTTGAGAAAGTTAAATGTATCCTGAAAACTCCGGAGAAG GTAAACAGTTTGCGGGACTGCCAATCTCACCAGATAAAGCGGCTGTACAGTACCTCGCTCAGGCTGTTCTTTAACACGCCTGTCCTGGCAGATGTCATCTTCACAATACAAG GTGCAACTGTACCAGCCCACAGAGCAGTTCTGGTAGCTCGCTGTGAGGTAATGGCAGCTATGTTTAATGGTAATTATCTAGAAGCAAATAGTATTCTGGTTCCAGTGTATGGGGTTTCCAAAGAcactttcctctcctttctagAGTATCTCTATACCGACTCCTGCTGTCCAG TATTCTCCAAGCTATGTCCCTCTTGA